The genomic DNA ATCGTATAGACATTTTTTGCTCCACATCTGTCCTCTCTAGTGCTTTAGAAAACTCCTCAAATGAAATCATTCCATCACCATTTTCATCAGCCTCTACTATAGTTCTCTCTGCAATGCTAGTTAACTGTTCTTcgctaaaataaataaataaaaattgttcagaTATGTAATTGTTACTTTATATTGAAACTGATAAATCAAAACTACTTTCTTACCTAATATTTGCACCAACCATCATGTGCAAAATAGCTAGAAGTTCATCTTTCGAAATTAAATCATCATTATCTAAATCATACATTTTGAAAGCAActgaaaataataagaaacttataatatattaagaCCTTTTTAACTAGATTTAATCAACAACATATTATTGACTTACATTTCAGTTTCTCTTGTCTAGAATTTAATCTATTAGGGCTATTCTTCTTAATGGGTCTGAAATGAGCCAACACTTGCATAAATTGCAAGAAATTCACCCTATCATTACCACTTTCCTCGAAGAAAGCATTTACAATTCTATCGCCAAGAGGATTTATTGCTAATTCTGGGATTCTCAGGAAATCTTCTCTGCTAAGTGTTCCACAATCACCACGATCAAGACTTGTGAAACGACTATATAAGCGTTCAATTTGGTTTGGTGTAACTATAATTACATcaaaataatgatataatgCTTATGCATAAACTTACATAATATTTGAATACATATGCATACATTTGAACAAGAATATCATAAACAAAACAGTGAATATGGatatcatttaaaaatattataagtatCTTATAAATTAAACTTACATCCAGTAGCTTC from Bombus huntii isolate Logan2020A chromosome 5, iyBomHunt1.1, whole genome shotgun sequence includes the following:
- the LOC126866117 gene encoding calcineurin B homologous protein 1, producing MGNRSSLLLREEEIAQIQEATGFTPNQIERLYSRFTSLDRGDCGTLSREDFLRIPELAINPLGDRIVNAFFEESGNDRVNFLQFMQVLAHFRPIKKNSPNRLNSRQEKLKFAFKMYDLDNDDLISKDELLAILHMMVGANISEEQLTSIAERTIVEADENGDGMISFEEFSKALERTDVEQKMSIRFLS